AAATAAATTGGACTCCGGTTAAAGCCCCTAAGGGCTCTGGTTTGTAAAAAAGACAACAGATGAGGGAGTGTAAATGGAAGTCTTCCTACTTCAACTCTTTAACGGTCTTTCAGTTGGCTCCATACTTCTTTTAATTGCCGTGGGCCTGGCAATAACTTTCGGGCTAATGAAAGTAATTAACATGGCACATGGGGAACTGATAATGATTGGAGCCTATAGCACCTATGTCATTCAAAATTTTTTCCTGAAAAATCTGCCCCAACATCTCGGTCTTTTTTATTTCATTGCCCTGCCTGTTTCCTTTTTGGTTACTGGCCTTATTGGTCTACTGTTGGAGGTAACCATAATTAGGCACCTTTATGGGAGGACCCTTGACACCCTACTTGTTACCTGGGGGATAAGTCTTATATTACAACAAATGGCAAGGAATATTTTTGGTGCCCCCAATGTAGAGGTCAAAACCCCCGAGTGGCTGAAGGAAGGCTTTAAAATTTCAAGTGAGCTTCAAATTCCCTATCCAAGACTATTCATCCTATTCATGGCCCTTTTTTGTGTAACAAGTATCTATTTTTACATATACAAAACTAAGTGGGGTTGTAGAATGAGGGCAGTAATGCAGAACAGAGCCATGGCAGCCTGTCTTGGTATAAACACAAGAAGGGTTGACGCTCTAACCTTTGCCCTGGGCTCGGGCCTAGCAGGGGTCGCTGGCTGTGCCCTATGTCTTATAGGTCCCATAGGGCCCGCAATCGGGACACACTACATAGTAGACGCCTTCATGGTGGTGGTGCTGGGGGGTTTAGGAAAACTTACAGGAACTATTCTGGCAGCCTTTGTCATAGGGTTTTTGAATACAATCCTGGAATTTGGCAGCACTGCCACAATGGGGAAAGTCTTTGCCCTTTTATTTGTTATTGCTTTCATACAATGGAAACCATCTGGACTCATTGCCGCAAAAACAAGGGCACTAGAATAAGGGGAAAAAAAAATGTTGTTGAGAAAATTTGACAAAGGCTACCCCCTAGTGGGTTTGTTTTTTCTACTTCTCGTTTTAGCCCCTCTCTTCCTTTCGGATTTCAGATTAAGTCTCCTGGCCAAGTTTTTAACCTACTGTATAGTCGCCATTGCAATAGATGTGGTTTGGGGATATGGCGGAATGCTTAGCCTTGGCCATGGGATCTTCTTTGGCATAGGAGCCTACTCCATGGCCATGTATCTAAAACTGGAAGCATCAAGGGGAAGTCTACCGGATTTCATGGAATGGAGCGGACTCACAGAACTTCCTTTTTTCTGGAAACCCTTTCAAAGTTTCCCTTTTGCCCTCCTCTCCTCACTGGTTATGCCAGCCATTGTGGCCGGTCTGATGGGGTATATGATATTCAGAAGCGACATAAGGGGGGTTTACTTCTCCATAATAACCCAAGCCAGCGCACTAATTCTTTCTATTCTGATAATAGGACAACAGCCATACACTGGAGGTACAAACGGAATCACAAACTTTGATACAATATTGGGCTTCCCCCTTGCCAGCAAAGGTGTTCAGCTTGTACTGTACTTTATTACAGTTTTATGTCTTTTTGTTTCCCTCTTTGTTTGTCGCAAACTCCTGAGTTCAAGGTTTGGGAAAATACTCATTGCCATAAGGGACATGGAGGACAGGGTAAAGTTCTGTGGCTATGACACAGTGAAGTTTAAAACCTTTGCCCTCTCCCTTTCTGCAAGCCTGGCAGGCCTTGCGGGAGCCCTTTTTGTTGCTCAGGTAGGAATAATATCCCCAGCCATGATAGGGGTTGTGCCCTCAATAGAGATGGTGATATGGGTTGCAGTGGGCGGAAGGGCGACCCTTTTTGGGGCAGTGGTAGGAGCTCTTTTAGTGAACAGTGCTAAAACCTATCTCAGTGAATCCTTCCCGGACCTATGGCTTTATTTTCAAGGACTGCTGTTTGTCCTGGTGGTTTTACTCTTCCCACAGGGACTTTCAGGGCTGACAAGAAAATTTTTTGGAGAACAAAAAACTTCTCGGCGTCTTTTAACAAGCGAAGAATAAGAGGAGTTAAATATGAGGCAGTCCACAATACTATACATTGAAGGTCTTACCGTAGAATTTGACGGTTTTAGAGCCATTGACGGCCTTAGCATGTATGTCGACTGCGGCGAACTGAGATTTCTTATCGGCCCTAACGGTGCTGGGAAAACTACTCTGTTGGATGTAATTTGTGGCAAAACTAAACCGCAGAGGGGAAGGGTAATTTTTAAAGATAACATTGATGTGCTCAGAAAAAAGGAACACGAATTGGTGTCCCTAGGAATCGGGAGGAAGTTTCAGACACCCTCTGTTTTTGACGAGCTCACAGTTTATGAAAACATGGAAATAGCCCTCAAGAGAAAAAAGGGCATACTGAGTTCTATATTCTCAAAAAAAATAAACAATGAAGAAAAGAAGATTTTAGAAACCCTTGAGCTCACAGGCCTGTTAAACAAGAGGGATTTAAAAGCCTCTCATCTGTCACATGGAGAAAAGCAAATACTAGAAATTGCTATGCTCCTTGTACAGGAAGCAGAGCTTATACTCCTTGACGAACCAGTGGCAGGCTTGAGTAAAGAGGAGAGGACAAAAATGGGTCAACTTCTCAAAAATATTCTCAACATGAGGAGTTGTTCCATCCTTATAGTAGAGCATGATATGAACTTTGTACGACAGTTTGCTAGAAGAATAACGGTGATGCATGAAGGCAAGATCCTCTGTGAGGGAAATATAAATACAATTCAGGAAGACCCAAAGGTAGCAGAAGTTTATCTTGGGAGGAACAGAAAAGAAAATGTTGGCCATTGAGAATCTCACAGCCTCACGGGGGGGGACAGAGATCCTAAGGAATGTTAACCTAACAGTGGGAGACGGCACTATAGTGTCTTTGATTGGGAGAAATGGGGTGGGGAAAACCACACTGATGAAGGCTATAATGGGACTTGTTGATGTGAAGAGGGGAGACATATTCTTCAAAAACATAAACATTAAAAATCTTCCCCCCGACAAAAGGGCAAACCTGGGCATTGGATATGTCCCCCAGGGGAGGGGGATCTTCCCCTATCTTACTGTCCGTGAAAATCTGACTGTGGGACTGGACAAGATTAATAAGTGGGAAATGGATGAAGTCTTAGAGCTTTTCCCCATGCTAAAGTGTATTATGAACCGTCTTGGGGGAAATCTCAGTGGCGGACAACAACAGCAATTGGCCATTGCCAGAGTTCTCCTGAGGAAACCTAGACTCATACTCATGGATGAGCCAACAGAAGGAATACAGCCCTCAATTGTCTCTGAGATTCAGGAGGCGATTAAGAGAATCAATAAGGAAAAAGGAGTTGCCATTCTTCTGGTAGAGCAGTATCTTGATTTCGCCCTCGACGTAGCACAAAGTATTTACGTGATGGACTGCGGGAAAATAGTTTTTGAGGGCAAGGCCAAGGAGCTTGATGATGAGCAAGTAAAAAGCTATCTCACAATTTGAGGGGGAGGTGTAAGGATGCACTTGAGTCCAAGAGAAATAGAAAAACTATTAATCTATGTTGCTGCCCAACTGGCAAAATCCAGAAAAGAAAGAGGACTTAAACTCAACTATCCCGAAGCGGTGGCCCTAATAAGCGCAGAGATATTGGAAGGAGCTAGAGAGGGCAAGACAGTGGCCGAATTGATGAGTTTGGGAACAAAAATTCTTACAAAAGAGGAAGTCCTTCCAGGTGTTGCGGAGATGATTGATGAAGTACAGGTGGAAGCCACATTCCCCGATGGGACAAAACTCGTAACAGTGCATAATCCAATAAGATAGGAGGAAAAAATGATCCCTGGAGAGTATATCCTTAAGGACGAACCCGTCATCTGTAATCAGGGACGACATACAGTAAAAATACTCGTTGCCAACACTGGTGACAGGCCAATTCAGGTGGGGTCTCATTTCCATTTTTTTGAAGTAAATAAAGCCCTCAAATTTGATAGAGAAAAAGCCTTTGGTATGCGACTAAATATACCTGCGGGGACTGCCGTTAGATTTGAACCCGGTGAGGAGAAGGAGGTCACACTAGTCGCCCTCGGGGGGACTAAAGTAGTTCATGGCTTTAATAGACTTACAGAAGGCGCTGTATTTGAAGCGAGCAAAAAAATTGACTCTTTGAAGAGGGCGAAAAATCTTGGTTTCATGGAGGAGTAGGATGAGTCTGAGGCTTACTAGAAAAGAATATGTAGACCTTTTCGGTCCAACGGTAGGAGATAAAATACGTCTTGCCGACACAGAATTATTCATTGAAATCGAAAAAGACTATACGGTATACGGAGACGAGTGCAAATTTGGTGGCGGGAAGGTAGTCAGAGATGGAATGGGTCAGTGTTCAAGGGCAACGAGCAATACAGGAGCCCTAGATCTTGTAATTACAAATGTGGTAATAGTGGACTACTGGGGAATAGTCAAGGCGGATATAGGAATAAAAGAAGGCATCATTGTGGGTATAGGCAAGGCCGGGAACCCTGACACAATGGACGGTGTTCAGCCAAATATGGTCATAGGGGCCAGCACAGAAGTAATATCTGCTGAGGGTCTCATAGCCACTGCCGGTGGGGTGGATACCCACATACACTTCATATGTCCCCAGCAAATAGAAACCGCCCTTTTTTCAGGCATAACCACAATGATTGGGGGCGGAACAGGTCCTGCCACGGGGACAAATGCTACAACTTGTACCCCGGGGATATGGAACATCCACAGAATGCTTGAATCTGCTGAAGAGTTCCCTGTAAATCTTGGATTTCTCGGGAAGGGAAATGCCTCTTCTGCCGAGCCCATTGTTGAACAGCTCAAGGCCGGTGCGGTGGGAATGAAAATCCATGAGGACTGGGGCGCAACTCCCTCAGTAATTGACACATGTCTTACTGTGGCAGAGGCTTTTGATGTTCAGGTTTCCATTCATACGGACACCTTAAATGAGGCTGGATTCTTAGAGGATACCACAGCCGCCATAAACGGAAGGACTATCCACACATACCACACAGAAGGTGCAGGAGGCGGACATGCCCCAGACATAATCAAAATAGCCTCCTATATGAATGTTCTCCCCTCATCCACAAATCCCACAATGCCCTATACCATCAACACCCTTGAAGAACATCTCGACATGCTCATGGTCTGTCACCACTTGAGCAGTAAAATACCTGAGGATGTAGCCTTTGCAGACTCCCGCATAAGACCGGAAACCATAGCAGCAGAAGATGTCCTTCATGATATGGGCATTATCAGCATGATGAGCTCCGATTCACAGGCCATGGGAAGGGTTGGCGAGGTAATTATAAGAACATGGCAGACGGCAGACAAGATGAAAAAAGAAAGGGGACCACTTCAGCAGGAAAAGGGGGATAATGACAACTTCAGAGTCAGAAGATATATAGCAAAGTACACAATAAATCCCGCCATAACCCACGGTATATCAAGACATGTAGGCTCTTTGGAAACGGGCAAAATGGCCGACATTGTGCTATGGAGACCAAAGTTTTTCGGCGTCAAGCCTGAATTGATAATAAAAGGTGGGATGATAATTGCCTCCCAGATGGGGGATCCTAATGCCTCTATCCCTACCCCACAGCCGGTTTTAAGTAGGCTGATGTTCGGAGCCTATGGCCGAGCCAAGTATGGAACCTGTCTCACTTTTGTATCAAAGACTGCCTATGAGAACGGCATAGCAGAAAAACTTAAACTCCAAAAAAAAGTTGTGCCAGTGGAAAACTGCAGGAATATTACAAAGAAGAGTATGCAACTGAATGATGTGACTGCAAATATAGAGGTAAACCCTGAAACCTATGAGGTAAGAGTTGATGGCGAACTAATAAAATCCCAACCGGCAAGGGAGCTGTCTTTAGCCCAGAGGTATTTTTTATTTTAGCCGCCAGGACGGTTGATGGAGGATTTTGGCGATGATAGTGAATAAGATAATTGGCAACATCAAGGAACTGGATATAGGGGGGAGGATTTTGGAAAAACTACCCCTTCAGTGGCATGAAACGGGCAAAAGACTTCTAAGGGGAAAAACAGACAAAGGCACAGAGATTGGGATTTCCCTCGAAAAAACGGGCAGTATTAAAGACGGTGATGTAATTTACTGCGATGAGGAAAGGGTTGTAGTAGTAGAAATACTCCCTGTGGACCTGATTATGATTGAACCAGGGAATATGGAGGAAATGGGACATGCCTGCTTTCTCCTCGGAAACCGGCATCTCACTGTTTTCATTGAGGAAAATAAGGTATTCACCCCCTATGATTCCACCC
This is a stretch of genomic DNA from Geminocystis sp. M7585_C2015_104. It encodes these proteins:
- the urtE gene encoding urea ABC transporter ATP-binding subunit UrtE: MLAIENLTASRGGTEILRNVNLTVGDGTIVSLIGRNGVGKTTLMKAIMGLVDVKRGDIFFKNINIKNLPPDKRANLGIGYVPQGRGIFPYLTVRENLTVGLDKINKWEMDEVLELFPMLKCIMNRLGGNLSGGQQQQLAIARVLLRKPRLILMDEPTEGIQPSIVSEIQEAIKRINKEKGVAILLVEQYLDFALDVAQSIYVMDCGKIVFEGKAKELDDEQVKSYLTI
- a CDS encoding urease accessory protein UreE, translating into MIVNKIIGNIKELDIGGRILEKLPLQWHETGKRLLRGKTDKGTEIGISLEKTGSIKDGDVIYCDEERVVVVEILPVDLIMIEPGNMEEMGHACFLLGNRHLTVFIEENKVFTPYDSTLWDYLKKFDFKIQRVNRKVSNALQISGHHH
- a CDS encoding urease subunit beta, whose protein sequence is MIPGEYILKDEPVICNQGRHTVKILVANTGDRPIQVGSHFHFFEVNKALKFDREKAFGMRLNIPAGTAVRFEPGEEKEVTLVALGGTKVVHGFNRLTEGAVFEASKKIDSLKRAKNLGFMEE
- the ureC gene encoding urease subunit alpha produces the protein MSLRLTRKEYVDLFGPTVGDKIRLADTELFIEIEKDYTVYGDECKFGGGKVVRDGMGQCSRATSNTGALDLVITNVVIVDYWGIVKADIGIKEGIIVGIGKAGNPDTMDGVQPNMVIGASTEVISAEGLIATAGGVDTHIHFICPQQIETALFSGITTMIGGGTGPATGTNATTCTPGIWNIHRMLESAEEFPVNLGFLGKGNASSAEPIVEQLKAGAVGMKIHEDWGATPSVIDTCLTVAEAFDVQVSIHTDTLNEAGFLEDTTAAINGRTIHTYHTEGAGGGHAPDIIKIASYMNVLPSSTNPTMPYTINTLEEHLDMLMVCHHLSSKIPEDVAFADSRIRPETIAAEDVLHDMGIISMMSSDSQAMGRVGEVIIRTWQTADKMKKERGPLQQEKGDNDNFRVRRYIAKYTINPAITHGISRHVGSLETGKMADIVLWRPKFFGVKPELIIKGGMIIASQMGDPNASIPTPQPVLSRLMFGAYGRAKYGTCLTFVSKTAYENGIAEKLKLQKKVVPVENCRNITKKSMQLNDVTANIEVNPETYEVRVDGELIKSQPARELSLAQRYFLF
- a CDS encoding urease subunit gamma, which encodes MHLSPREIEKLLIYVAAQLAKSRKERGLKLNYPEAVALISAEILEGAREGKTVAELMSLGTKILTKEEVLPGVAEMIDEVQVEATFPDGTKLVTVHNPIR
- the urtC gene encoding urea ABC transporter permease subunit UrtC, which produces MLLRKFDKGYPLVGLFFLLLVLAPLFLSDFRLSLLAKFLTYCIVAIAIDVVWGYGGMLSLGHGIFFGIGAYSMAMYLKLEASRGSLPDFMEWSGLTELPFFWKPFQSFPFALLSSLVMPAIVAGLMGYMIFRSDIRGVYFSIITQASALILSILIIGQQPYTGGTNGITNFDTILGFPLASKGVQLVLYFITVLCLFVSLFVCRKLLSSRFGKILIAIRDMEDRVKFCGYDTVKFKTFALSLSASLAGLAGALFVAQVGIISPAMIGVVPSIEMVIWVAVGGRATLFGAVVGALLVNSAKTYLSESFPDLWLYFQGLLFVLVVLLFPQGLSGLTRKFFGEQKTSRRLLTSEE
- the urtD gene encoding urea ABC transporter ATP-binding protein UrtD; translated protein: MRQSTILYIEGLTVEFDGFRAIDGLSMYVDCGELRFLIGPNGAGKTTLLDVICGKTKPQRGRVIFKDNIDVLRKKEHELVSLGIGRKFQTPSVFDELTVYENMEIALKRKKGILSSIFSKKINNEEKKILETLELTGLLNKRDLKASHLSHGEKQILEIAMLLVQEAELILLDEPVAGLSKEERTKMGQLLKNILNMRSCSILIVEHDMNFVRQFARRITVMHEGKILCEGNINTIQEDPKVAEVYLGRNRKENVGH
- the urtB gene encoding urea ABC transporter permease subunit UrtB, encoding MEVFLLQLFNGLSVGSILLLIAVGLAITFGLMKVINMAHGELIMIGAYSTYVIQNFFLKNLPQHLGLFYFIALPVSFLVTGLIGLLLEVTIIRHLYGRTLDTLLVTWGISLILQQMARNIFGAPNVEVKTPEWLKEGFKISSELQIPYPRLFILFMALFCVTSIYFYIYKTKWGCRMRAVMQNRAMAACLGINTRRVDALTFALGSGLAGVAGCALCLIGPIGPAIGTHYIVDAFMVVVLGGLGKLTGTILAAFVIGFLNTILEFGSTATMGKVFALLFVIAFIQWKPSGLIAAKTRALE